Proteins co-encoded in one Fusarium musae strain F31 chromosome 3, whole genome shotgun sequence genomic window:
- a CDS encoding hypothetical protein (EggNog:ENOG41): MEKLESQSDTDIDIDMGDSISEPMDTTDDGHTGPRAPCPTSIPASALLPIRDSYTSRRNDLSDNRDDDADSDTEFASIMATSMLNGILNTASNPVSPGSSSPSHDQAKTSDFVPPTRPSSTPFPHPDRRHSKPCCSSGSPHGADHDPPTDSTAFPDNEPVVLPRPITDFNQLPIEVHEAILDHLFGYRVSATSRSSMAVSSITKSWGTALRHSRRRELTELALVSDVWRILVQQRLYRHIKLKATVDCLEDAMVHLALHEHLQSYVKHIEIWFPVFQPTYGPVALSNTLTLPTVTMEGLTNATYTLPGNNCTLEQVFQFVGQTLPQARVLTLEGGERRKAPRVLHFPEQRIDPAIYKPLPVLESVQTLVTRGQWNLMRDDQDFATVLNALPGLYEWQGSYSKPKSKSYITMAEFLPKLPRHITNLSLCLESDYRREGVMPPFYSKVVQKTHICARMAEALPSLEHFAYTGRVCHHFFDVAMRSTDPRTSRLKTLDLTVKNCCRYNTSFHEAGSGIQDMGFIDAFEKLVLSAIRSLEKLKEVVYLRIRFVDLDSVLPPLNPFFIMRKGACSGVWSERILAEMGRVRPDVHFPELSESFGNIVYNKDGRMVITPDPPRTKIASLKLSNYRSLATGITIQ, encoded by the exons ATGGAGAAACTTGAATCGCAATCAGATAccgatatcgatatcgataTGGGAGATTCTATCAGTGAACCTATGGATACGACCGATGATGGCCACACCGGCCCGCGTGCGCCTTGTCCTACCTCGATTCCTGCATCCGCCCTTTTACCTATCCGAGATAGTTATACATCACGAAGGAACGACCTCAGCGATAATCGAGACGATGATGCCGATTCCGATACAGAATTtgcctccatcatggctacgTCCATGCTGAACGGCATTCTCAATACCGCTTCCAATCCTGTCTCTCCCGGCTCGTCCAGCCCTTCTCACGATCAAGCCAAAACATCCGATTTCGTTCCTCCGACGAGACCGAGCAGTACACCATTCCCTCACCCTGATCGCCGACACTCCAAGCCATGCTGCTCCAGCGGTTCTCCGCATGGCGCCGACCACGATCCTCCCACTGACTCTACTGCTTTCCCCGATAACGAGCCGGTGGTCCTTCCTCGCCCTATAACCGACTTCAACCAGCTGCCAATTGAAGTACATGAAGCGATACTGGATCACCTATTCGGATATCGAGTTTCCGCTACATCGCGAAGTTCAATGGCCGTATCAAGTATTACAAAGAGTTGGGGGACGGCACTTAGACAttcgagaagaagggagTTGACGGAATTGGCGCTTGTGAGCGATGTTTGGCGAATTCTTGTTCAACAGCGGCTATATCGtcatattaaactaaaagcAACTGTGGACTGCCTAGAAGATGCTATGGTTCACCTTGCTCTGCACGAGCACCTGCAATCATATGTCAAGCACATTGAGATCTGGTTCCCTGTTTTCCAACCAACCTACGGACCTGTCGCTCTATCGAATACTCTGACGCTGCCTACGGTCACCATGGAAGGACTGACTAACGCGACATACACTTTACCCGGCAACAACTGTACCCTTGAGCAAGTGTTTCAATTTGTCGGACAGACTTTACCCCAGGCCAGAGTTTTGACCCTGGAAGGAGGTGAGCGACGCAAGGCACCGAGAGTTCTTCACTTTCCCGAGCAGAGGATCGATCCGGCCATCTACAAGCCGCTGCCTGTCCTCGAATCGGTGCAGACTCTAGTTACGAGGGGCCAGTGGAATCTTATGCGAGATGATCAGGACTTTGCAACAGTTTTGAATGCTTTACCAGGTCTTTACGAGTGGCAGGGCTCCTATAGCAAACCAAAGTCAAAGAGCTATATTACTATGGCCGAGTTCCTTCCAAAACTCCCACGTCACATTACGAATTTGAGTCTTTGCCTCGAGAGCGACTATCGTCGAGAGGGGGTCATGCCACCGTTCTATTCGAAGGTCGTACAGAAGACGCACATTTGTGCAAGGATGGCCGAGGCGTTACCTTCATTAGAGCATTTCGCCTACACTGGCCGTGTTTGTCACCACTTTTTTGATGTGGCTATGCGGTCAACTGACCCACGAACTTCCCGACTCAAGACTCTGGACCTGACAGTCAAGAATTGCTGTCGATACAACACAAGCTTCCATGAGGCTGGCTCTGGCATTCAAGATATGGGCTTCATCGATGCTTTTGAAAAGTTGGTACTATCTGCGATTCGATCACTGGAAAAGCTCAAGGAAGTGGTTTATCTGAGGATTCggtttgttgatcttg ACTCCGTACTACCCCCTCTTAACCCATTTTTCATTATGCGCAAGGGTGCCTGCTCTGGCGTCTGGAGCGAGAGGATTTTGGCCGAGATGGGTCGCGTACGCCCTGATGTTCATTTTCCAGAGCTGAGTGAATCCTTTGGCAACATTGTGTACAACAAGGACGGAAGAATGGTCATCACACCTGACCCCCCGAGGACGAAGATTGCATCACTCAAGTTGTCGAATTATCGATCTCTTGCGACAGGCATCACGATTCAGTGA
- the GPI14 gene encoding GPI mannosyltransferase 1 (CAZy:GT50~BUSCO:EOG09261XAF), whose amino-acid sequence MPSITPFLRTTPLFTISLFLRLALLFYGLYQDAHSALKYTDIDYLVFTDASRFVAEGSSPYARDTYRYTPLLAWLLLPTVRFSAFGKLVFAAADLLAGWLILRVLRRRGMDEATAGGFSALWLWNPMVATISTRGSSEGLLGVLTMGLLWAVERRKLSLAAIILGVSVHFKIYPFIYAPAIVWWMDDVHLGKETKAATRPSSYKEAVSNFFTPDRLKFGLLSLITFMILNLIMFSIYETPFLVHTYFHHVTRIDHRHNFSPYNVLLYLTSATPADAAPSFRIESFAFLPQLLLSCVLIPLAIAKRDLAKAMMAQTFAFVTFNKVCTSQYFLWYMIFLPLYLPNSSFLRSPKLGISALLLWVVSQAAWLQQGYQLEFLGISTFFPGLWLASLGFFLVNCWILGVIISDGAAQSTRSTIKFHVE is encoded by the exons ATGCCTTCAATAACCCCCTTCCTACGCACAACGCCACTCTTCACTATatctctcttcctccgcctcgctcttctcttctacgGCCTCTATCAAGATGCCCATTCAGCCCTAAAATACACAGACATTGACTATCTTGTCTTTACCGACGCTTCCCGCTTCGTCGCTGAAGGCTCATCACCATATGCCCGCGACACATATCGTTACACGCCTCTGCTCGCCTGGCTACTCCTACCAACCGTCCGATTCTCCGCCTTTGGAAAGCTGGTCTTTGCTGCGGCTGATCTCTTGGCGGGATGGCTCATTCTGCGCGTGCTTAGACGGAGGGGTATGGATGAAGCTACGGCTGGAGGCTTTTCCGCGCTGTGGTTATGGAACCCTATGGTAGCGACCATCAGCACCCGTGGAAGCTCAGAAGGCCTCTTGGGTGTGTTGACGATGGGTTTGCTATGGGCTGTGGAGAGGCGGAAACTCAGTCTTGCCGCGATCATTCTGGGAGTGTCGGTTCACTTCAAGATTTACCCCTTCATCTATGCACCAGCTATTGTATGGTGGATGGACGATGTTCATTTAGGAAAAGAGACAAAGGCCGCTACTCGTCCTTCATCATACAAGGAAGCAGTCTCAAACTTTTTCACGCCGGATCGCCTCAAGTTTGGACTTCTTAGCCTTATAACGTTCATgattctcaacctcatcatgtTCTCCAT TTATGAGACCCCGTTCCTTGTTCATACTTATTTTCACCATGTCACAAGGATCGACCACCGTCACAACTTCTCGCCTTACAATGTCCTGCTGTATCTCACCTCTGCCACTCCCGCTGATGCTGCACCTTCATTCCGTATCGAGTCGTTCGCCTTCCTccctcaacttcttctatCTTGTGTTCTCATTCCTCTCGCTATCGCCAAACGCGATCTTGCaaaagccatgatggctcAGACATTTGCCTTTGTTACGTTTAACAAAGTCTGTACCTCCCAA TACTTCCTCTGGTACATGATCTTTTTGCCACTTTATTTGCCCAACTCATCTTTCCTCCGTAGCCCTAAGCTGGGCATCTCAGCTCTGTTGCTCTGGGTAGTCTCCCAAGCTGCCTGGTTGCAACAAGGTTACCAACTCGAGTTTCTCGGCATCAGTACTTTCTTCCCAGGCCTTTGGCTGGCCTCGCTCGGCTTTTTCCTAGTCAACTGCTGGATTCTGGGTGTCATCATCAGTGACGGCGCTGCTCAGTCAACACGATCAACCATTAAGTTCCACGTCGAATAA
- a CDS encoding hypothetical protein (EggNog:ENOG41), which translates to MSGGVKRDRDGNARVKNAGPPKQAGPRGRFHDMFEGFRDELDEHHDRRERIVKASRDVTAQSKKIVKHLNKDFPPHIQQDIDTRLEEISKLLNGIAPDVQNVNRYRYTFSLRCLEEFVEALSFAHYLRHQTLITPTQAQAAMPSDMALTPNDYMFGIFDLFGEMMRFATVTTAQNGELAGNGGRNIMSDIQELGCEFEILPDVPTKDWRGKMAVMRQSVKKVERLGYGLVVRGSERPKGWVPDMKDDAPEPASP; encoded by the exons ATGTCGGGCGGTGTTAAGAGAGACCGCGACGGCAATGCTCGTGTGAAGAATGCGGGGCCTCCGAAGCAGGCTGGGCCAAGGGGCAGGTTCCATGATATGTTTGAAGGGTTTcgtgatgagcttgatgaacaTCATGATCGACGAGAGAGAATTGTGAAGGCATCGCGAGATGTCACTGCCCAGAGCAAGAAGAT AGTCAAGCATCTCAACAAGGACTTCCCTCCTCACATCCAACAAGACATAGATACACGCCTAGAGGAAATCTCCAAACTCCTCAATGGAATCGCTCCAGATGTCCAAAATGTCAATCGCTATCGCTACACCTTTTCCCTCCGTTGTCTCGAAGAATTCGTCGAGGCTCTGTCTTTCGCACACTACCTCCGCCACCAGACCCTCATCACACCCACACAAGCACAAGCTGCTATGCCCAGCGACATGGCTCTCACCCCAAACGACTACATGTTTGGGATCTTCGATCTATTTGGTGAGATGATGCGCTTTGCGACTGTCACGACGGCTCAAAATGGTGAATTGGCCGGTAATGGAGGACGAAATATCATGAGTGATATTCAAGAGCTTGGGTGTGAGTTTGAGATCCTGCCTGATGTGCCGACGAAGGATTGGAGAGGAAAGATGGCTGTGATGAGGCAGAGTGTCAAAAAGGTTGAAAGGCTTGGGTATGGACTTGTGGTGAGAGGAAGTGAGAGGCCAAAGGGCTGGGTGCCGGATATGAAGGATGATGCTCCTGAGCCTGCGTCGCCATGA
- a CDS encoding hypothetical protein (EggNog:ENOG41~BUSCO:EOG09263K45) encodes MASNTKYQPAPQSDPDDYTHAPPAYAEGSAARDETQGLFGAPRDSEDNLPDDFKFGGSVAEATVDIRNQFVRKVYTILTVQLLATAGVSSLTFFSTGYKDWIQSHPGVVWASLFGAMIFMGLTYWKRKSYPTNLLFLSLFTLAEAYTISVIVSFYKTSIVLNAVVLTAGIFVFLTLFACQTKYDFTSWMPYLFGALWGLVIFSFMAMFFPYSSTGELIYGGLAALIFSGYILVDTQLVLRHHHVEEEIAAAISLYLDIINLFLAILRILNSQSNN; translated from the exons ATGGCTTCCAACACCAAGTACCAGCCAGCTCCTCAGAGCGATCCCGACGACTACACCCACGCGCCCCCCGCCTACGCTGAGGGTTCGGCTGCTCGCGACGAGACCCAAGGCCTCTTTGGTGCGCCCCGCGATAGCGAGGATAACCTCCCCGATGATTTCAAG TTCGGCGGCTCTGTGGCTGAGGCTACTGTTGATATCCGCAACCAGTTCGTTCGCAAGGTCTACACCATCCTCACTGTCCAGCTCCTCGCCACTGCTGGAGTGAGCAGCCTCACATTCTTCAGCACCGGTTACAAGGACTGGATCCAGAGCCACCCTGGTGTCGTTTGGGCTTCG CTCTTTGGTGCAATGATCTTCATGGGCTTGACCTACTGGAAGCGCAAGTCTTACCCGACTAACCTCCTTTTCCTCTCGCTCTTCACTCTTGCCGAAGCCTACACCATCTCTGTTATCGTATCGTTTTACAAAACATCCATCGTTCTTAACGCTGTCGTACTTACTGCCGGAATCTTTGTCTTCCTCACTCTCTTCGCTTGCCAGACAAAGTACGACTTCACATCATGGATGCCTTACCTCTTCGGTGCCCTGTGGGGTCTCGttatcttcagcttcatggCCATGTTCTTCCCTTACAGCTCTACCGGCGAGCTCATCTACGGTGGCCTTGCTGCTCTCATTTTCAGTGGCTACATTCTCGTCGACACCCAGCTTGTCCTTCGCCACCACcatgtcgaggaggagattgctgCTGCCATCAGCCTCTacctcgacatcatcaacctcttcctcgctaTTCTGCGCATTCTCAACAGCCAGTCTAATAACTAA
- a CDS encoding hypothetical protein (EggNog:ENOG41): MSSMGKMIRRKKNVKKGIQFCLMVCGASGTGRTTFVNTLCGKSVLDHKESDDAGSAHVEDGVKIKPITVELELDEEGTRISLTIVDTPGFGDQIDNEASFSEIVGYLERQYDDILAEESRIKRNPRFRDNRVHAMLYFITPTGHGLRELDIELMKRLAPRVNVIPVIGRADSLTPAELAESKKLVMEDIEHYRIPVYNFPYDIEEDDEDTVEENAELRGLMPFAIVGSEEVVEIGGRKVRARHYPWGVVEVDNPRHSDFLAIRSALLHSHLADLKEITHDFLYENYRTEKLSKSVEGASGNADSSMNPEDLASQSVRLKEEQLRREEEKLREIELKVQREINEKRQELLARESQLREIEARMQREAASQATGTPEPNGEEPLN; this comes from the exons ATGTCGTCCATGGGC AAGATGATCCGTCGAAAGAAGAATGTCAAGAAGGGTATTCAGTTCTGCCTGATGGTCTGTGGTGCTTCAGGCACTG GCCGTACCACCTTTGTCAACACACTCTGCGGAAAGAGCGTTCTCGATCATAAGGAGTCCGACGATGCTGGCAGCGCCCAcgttgaggatggtgtcaagatcaagcccATCACTGTCG AGCTCGAGCTTGACGAGGAGGGTACTCGCATCTCCCTGACAATTGTCGATACCCCCGGCTTCGGTGACCAGATTGACAACGAGGCTAG CTTCTCCGAGATCGTTGGCTACCTCGAGAGACAATATGATGATATTCTTGCCGAGGAGTCTCGTATCAAGCGTAACCCCCGCTTCAGAGACAACCGAGTCCATGCTATGCTTTACTTTATCACTCCCACTGGTCATGG CCTCCGAGAACTCGACATCGAGCTCATGAAGCGCCTCGCTCCCCGTGTCAACGTTATCCCTGTCATTGGCCGCGCCGATTCGCTCACCCCCGCCGAGCTCGCCGAGTCCAAGAAGCTGGTTATGGAGGACATCGAGCATTACCGCATTCCTGTCTACAACTTCCCCTACGACATtgaggaggacgatgaggataCCGTTGAGGAGAATGCTGAGCTCCGTGGCCTTATGCCTTTCGCCATCGTTGGATCTgaggaggttgttgagattggTGGCCGCAAGGTTCGCGCTCGTCACTACCCCTGGGGtgttgtcgaggttgataaCCCTCGTCACTCCGACTTCCTTGCCATTCGATCTGCCCTGCTTCACAGCCACTTGGCTGATTTGAAGGAAATCACCCACGACTTCTTGTACGAGAACTACCGTACCGAGAAGCTGTCTAAGAGCGTCGAGGGTGCTTCTGGAAA TGCTGATAGCTCAATGAACCCCGAGGATCTTGCCTCCCAGTCAGTGCGCCTCAAGGAAGAGCAGCTCCGacgagaggaggagaagctccgCGAGATCGAACTCAAGGTACAGCGCGAGATCAACGAAAAGCGACAAGAGCTGTTGGCCCGCGAGTCCCAGCTCCGAGAGATCGAGGCCCGCATGCAACGAGAGGCTGCTTCTCAGGCCACTGGCACACCCGAGCCCAATGGCGAGGAGCCACTCAACTAG
- the HSV2 gene encoding Phosphatidylinositol 3,5-bisphosphate-binding protein, which produces MNVRPPIEASSTEAVLSVSFNNDASCFSVGLGSGICIFHTKSCLLKASRDFNAGIGLVQMMGTTNYLALVGGGRSPKFAMNKAIIWDDMKGKVALEITALTAIRGVQLGRERIAVVLQNSVRVYSFAKPPDLLHVYETADNLLGLCCLSEKKLAFPGRTAGQIQLIELATGNVSIIPAHSSALKAIALSPDGELLASASETGTLIRVYATSNCAKLAELRRGIDPATIFSLAFSPCGTMLACTSDKSTLHIFDVPHPRKPGMSRSQQLGASGSDPGDGTGKWGILSKIPLMPRVFSDVYSFSSAPFEAGDEAAIGGISFSESTVLGTSRPPKGVIGWIGDDSLVVIGAGHDARWEKFIIVDGEDGKRHCVREGWKRYLGNT; this is translated from the exons ATGAATGTACGGCCACCGATCGAGGCTTCGAGCACTGAGGCTGTACTTTCAGTGTCCTTCAATAACGATGCAAGCTGCTTTTCTGTAGGCTTGGGTTCAGGTATCTGCA TCTTCCACACAAAATCATGTCTTCTCAAGGCTTCAAGAG ATTTCAACGCTGGCATCGGCCTCGTTCAAATGATGGGAACAACCAACTACCTTGCTCTTGTTGGTGGCGGAAGGTCACCCAAGTTTGCCATGAACAAG GCTATAATATGGGACGATATGAAGGGTAAAGTTGCCTTGGAAATCACAGCATTGACGGCAATTCGTGGCGTCCAACTGGGTAGGGAGCGCATCGCTGTTGTCCTACAGAATAGCGTGCGCGTCTACTCGTTCGCCAAACCTCCAGATTTACTGCATGTCTATGAAACTGCAGACAATCTCCTCGGTCTCTGCTGTCTTtctgagaagaagcttgccTTCCCCGGCCGAACTGCTGGACAGATACAACTCATCGAGTTGGCGACCGGGAATGTCAGCATCATCCCGGCCCACTCTTCAGCCCTCAAGGCCATCGCATTAAGCCCAGATGGCGAACTTCTAGCCAGCGCCAGCGAAACTGGTACACTCATCCGTGTTTACGCTACAAGCAACTGTGCAAAACTTGCTGAACTCAGACGTGGTATCGATCCTGCGACTATCTTTTCTCTTGCCTTCTCACCTTGTGGCACGATGCTTGCCTGTACCTCTGACAAGTCCACCCTTCACATCTTCGACGTACCGCATCCACGAAAGCCAGGAATGAGCCGAAGTCAACAGCTCGGCGCTTCTGGATCAGACCCAGGTGACGGCACTGGGAAGTGGGGTATCCTTAGCAAGATTCCACTGATGCCTCGAGTCTTTTCTGATGTTTACTCTTTCAGCTCAGCACCTtttgaggctggtgatgaagcTGCTATAGGGGGCATTTCTTTCTCGGAGAGCACAGTTCTAGGAACATCACGGCCACCAAAGGGCGTCATTGGCTGGATCGGAGATGACAGTCTTGTTGTTATAGGTGCGGGGCATGATGCACGATGGGAGAAGTTCAttattgttgatggtgaggatGGAAAGCGACACTGCGTAAGGGAAGGCTGGAAGCGTTATTTGGGCAACACATGA